The genomic region TCACCCAGCAGAACGCCTCGGCCTCCGAGGAACTGGCGGCCACCGCCGAGGAAATGAACGCCCAGGCCGGGCAACTGCAGGAACTGATCGGTTTCTTCCGTTTCGAGGAAGAGTCTGCCAGCAGCTATCGGCCCACCCCACGCAGCAATGACGGCTACGCGCTCAATGGCCCACGGGACGGCTTCAAGGGCCGCTCGACGGTCGATGAAGGCCAGTTCGTGAGTTTCAATTGAGGGCCGGATCATGACTGCAAGCCCGAGCCGCGAACTCGAAAGCCTGCCCGACGCCGCCCTGGCGTCGAGCATCCAGCACCTGTCGTTCCGGGTGCGCCAGGCCGCCTACGCAGTGCCCATCGATCTGGTGCGCGAGATCATCGAATACGGCGACGTCACTGCCGTACCGATGATGCCGGCGTTCATCCATGGTGTGATCAACCTGCGCGGCAACGTGGTGCCGGTGCTCGACCTGGCGACGCGCTTCGGTTTCGAACCGACCACCGTCGGCAAGCGTACCTGCATCGTCATCATCGAGCTGGAACTGGAAGATTTCAGCCAGCGTATCGGCCTGGTGGTCGATGCGGTGGACGCGGTGCTCGATATCGACCCACGGCAAGTGGTCGCCGCACCGACCTTCGGCGCCGGCATCCGCACCGACTTCATCGCCGGCATGGCCCGTGACGAACAGGGTTTCACCATCATCCTGAACATCCCGCAAGTGCTGTCCATGGATGACATCCGCCAGCTCAGCCTGGCGGTGGTCCAGGGCAGCTGAAATGTCCAGTCAGCTCAAGTTGCCGACCCTGGGCGACGGCGAGTTCCGCCGCCTGCAGACGCTGATGGCCCAGGCCTCGGGCATCGTCATGGCGCCGAACAAGCGCCCACTGGTGGCCGGCCGGCTGATGAAGCGTCTGCGGCATTACCGCCTCGACAACTATGCCGACTACCTGCAACTGCTCGACCAGCCGGCATACCTCAAGGAGCGCCGGTTGGTGGTCGACCTGCTGACCACCAACGAAACCTACTTCTTCCGCGAGCAGCCGCACTTCGATTTTCTCGGCAACTGGCTCAGCACCCGCAAGGGCCCGTTGAGGTTCTGGAGCGCCGCCTGTTCGTCTGGTGAAGAACCCTATAGCCTGGCCATGGTGATCCAGGAACACCTGCGCAGTGGCGACTGGTCGATCCTGGCCAGCGACCTCAGCCTGAGCATGCTGGAGAAAGCCGCCGAAGGCATCTACGACATGGCCCAGGCCAAGTACTTCCCCCAGGGCTGGCTGCAACGCCACTGCCTGAACGGCGTCGCTGACATGCGCGGGCGCTTCCGGGTCCAGGCGGCCCTGCGCGAGCGGGTCAGCCTGCGCGAGATCAATATTGTCCAGCCGCTGCCGGAAGGGCTCGGACCGTTCGACGTGATCTTCCTGCGCAACGTACTGATCTATTTCAACAACGAAGAAAAGCAGCGCATCGTCCAGCGTCTGGTCCACCAGTTGCGACCCGGTGGCCTGCTGTTCATCGGTCATGCGGAAAGCATCCACGGCTTCGACCTGCCGGTGCGGCTGCTCAATCCGTCGGTCTACGAACGCCTATGAATTCAACGCTTTTCCTGCGCCCCGGCGACTACTTCTTCGGCCAGCACGAAGGCGGGGTCACCACCCTGCTCGGCAGTTGCGTGGCGATCACGCTCTGGCATCCGCGTTGGCGCCTGCTGGCGGTCTCGCATTACCTGCTGCCGACTGACCCAATGGCCCGCGGCGGCCTCGACACCCGCTACGGCGAAGGCGTCTTCCGGCGTATCCAGGCCGACATGCAACGCCACGGCACTCACCCCGGCGAATACCGCAAGGGCATTTTCGGCGGTGGCAGCCTGGTGCGCTTCGAAGGCCCCCGGGGCCGCCGGGTCGGCCACAGCAACAGCACCTTCGCCCGCGAGCAGTTCAACCGG from Pseudomonas asplenii harbors:
- a CDS encoding chemotaxis protein CheW; translated protein: MTASPSRELESLPDAALASSIQHLSFRVRQAAYAVPIDLVREIIEYGDVTAVPMMPAFIHGVINLRGNVVPVLDLATRFGFEPTTVGKRTCIVIIELELEDFSQRIGLVVDAVDAVLDIDPRQVVAAPTFGAGIRTDFIAGMARDEQGFTIILNIPQVLSMDDIRQLSLAVVQGS
- a CDS encoding CheR family methyltransferase, which codes for MSSQLKLPTLGDGEFRRLQTLMAQASGIVMAPNKRPLVAGRLMKRLRHYRLDNYADYLQLLDQPAYLKERRLVVDLLTTNETYFFREQPHFDFLGNWLSTRKGPLRFWSAACSSGEEPYSLAMVIQEHLRSGDWSILASDLSLSMLEKAAEGIYDMAQAKYFPQGWLQRHCLNGVADMRGRFRVQAALRERVSLREINIVQPLPEGLGPFDVIFLRNVLIYFNNEEKQRIVQRLVHQLRPGGLLFIGHAESIHGFDLPVRLLNPSVYERL
- a CDS encoding chemotaxis protein CheD — its product is MNSTLFLRPGDYFFGQHEGGVTTLLGSCVAITLWHPRWRLLAVSHYLLPTDPMARGGLDTRYGEGVFRRIQADMQRHGTHPGEYRKGIFGGGSLVRFEGPRGRRVGHSNSTFAREQFNRRNWAVDDCDLDGQHYRRLHIDGRNGVIDCQRNKVQPLQLGARSR